ttttgtacgatagataatatatgtttttcgGAGTTTCCATGAGTATTTTTTAGATCCTTTAAAAACTatcatataatttgataaaaaaatatttctaatttctAAATGTTGGTGATATGATAACGAATGTTTTAGATAGCGTACTCATTGTAATCTTgagattttttaaatgttataagtttgtaaatttttatgtttttagtttgttgatGATGAATTCATATTGATTATTTCTTCTATCATTCTTTTTATGTTATCCTTCGTGATAATTTTTGCTGGCCGtccttataaattttattcaaaatcttaACTAACTTGTTTGACATGCTTTTTTAGACTCTTTATTTTTTACCTAACTTGTAAacatgttgtcaaaaaaaaaaatctaacttgTAAACATTGttctctaaatattttcttcGACATAATCCAACATGGAGCatcttaaaatttatatgttatatgagGTGAATCTAACTAATGATTATAAGAATTCTATCATTTAGTTTGCTTtaataacaataatttaaaaaaaatcttgtagATCACAACGTGTTCGATTTATTTCACTATAGCTTATTTGTTTAGTTTCTATGAAGATTTTGACTGTGACTGACTAAAAGAATatttgtaaaaacataaaataatagtgttgattaatatttaaaattttaatggaaaaataaattcgctagttttttgttgattaaaaataatttgaaactcATAAATAAATTGTGGCTTGtgactctctctctttgttctcttaCTTAACATCTTTCAGAGAGAGCGaatgaaaatttcaaatcgTTTTCTTATATTGGAATTATTCTCTACTCTATCCGATTTTTTGGTGTGATACATTTTTCGTCTATTGGATCTTGTCTTCAGCTTTGTATGTCTACTTTACGTCGCggatgttttacttttttttgatgaaaggtgaaatttattaatcaaaGTAGAATGAATGGGCATTTACATCAGCTATGAAAGACTATGAAGGATAAAGCAAAATCTATACAATGCAAAAGAATGAATTTGTAAACCTCCTAGCCTATGCTGTTACTGCAAACCACCTTTGCATTATACCAGCCAACTTGTGGTTCACCCTATAACGCAGAGACGTGATCCTATTACGTATAGACTTGTCAATGATCTGATATACTTGGTCCACTGTCCGAAAACCTGTGTGATGTCTCCTCTCGTTCCGCTCCCTCCACAGGTGATAGATGCAGCTCTGAAACACCATCTTTAACAGAATTTTGTCCATATTGCAGAGAGAGTTAGTACTCACAAACTGCAAAGTGCACATCCAGTTGGGATCAGTCCTAGATCCAGTTAAACAATTTACCAGCTTATCCCATACTGTAAAAGAGTAGGGGCAAGCAAAGAAAATATGGTCTCGAGTCTCATCCCGCTCACCACACAGTACACACCCCTGCTGAAGTCCCCACACTCTCATTCTGTCGCCTGTGGATAGTCTATTTAGCACGGCCAGCCAAACAATAAATGAGAATCGCGGAACGCCTTGCGTGAACCAGACAGTTTTGCTCCAAAAAGCTGTGGCCTTTCTTGACCTGATCTGATCCCACGTTCGCCGCGATGAGAAACAGGGCCTGTATGTATCATCATCATGCTTCCAAAGGATTACATCATTTCCAGAACAATCATTCGGAACTGGCTCAGTTTGTATGCGATCATAGAGAGCATGAAAATAACGGTTTCTAAGCCCTCTTATGTTCCATCGAGAGTGTAGAACAGCACCTTTAAGCCGAGCATTTCGCGCAATGCCAAGATGGCATGTACCAACAGGACCTGTGATATCGATTAGCCTCCCCATTTGTAACCAATCATCAAACCAGAAGAAAGCAGTGTTACCATCCCTAGCCTCAAACCGGATGAACTGATAAGCCAGCGGCCTCAACTTCAGAATCTTTCTCCACATCCAAGACCCCTTGTTGTCCTCCTTGATATCCCAAAAAGAGTTCTGTCTAAGCAAATATTCTTGAATCCAAGAAACCCACAAGGAACGAGCCTGAGTAAACAACCTCCATATAAGATTCAGCGCAAAAACAGTAGACGAGTCCCGAAGCTTACGAATACCAAGCCCTCCTTCTTCTTTCGGGTAGCAAAGATCCTCCCATGCCACCTTGGCCTTATGAGTCTGATTTGGAGATCCCGACCATAAGATCGCACTGCACAAACTCTCAATCTCGTCCAAACACGCTTTAggatgttttacatttttatttgtactatTTCTCGTTCACTGTTATTGTTCATTCACTTCAAATCATATATTCTTGACGCATTCCTTGTTCATGAAGATTATGTTTGGTTTTTCGATATGGatattattaaagaaaacaCTTTTGATactgatttataattttttttttaaaaaaaacactttttgaaattttattttgaagattttattttattttgtgttcttggaaggaaaaaatattgtatcttaatattttatattatttttggttaatttgtttgtaaaatttccaaatatttatatatatatatatatatatatatatatatatatatatcaatttaattttaatgatttatttaatagtttaccttatttgatgttgaattccattttgtattatcaattttggaaatttaacattttaaaaatagtaaactataattatgatttttcatattttgattgttCAAGCTAagttttgtcataaaaatagcatttaataagaaaaatgaccaaaatagtagaaatcaatatcaaataagataattcaaaaaattaaagcCTCTAATTTTATTTAGTAGTTTACCTTATTTGATGTTGAATTCGATTTTGTATCATCAGTTTTggaaaatttaacattttaaaaacagtaaactataattatgatttttcatattttgaaagtcttgtattaatattaaatattattttgtattttatttaaatgttaCATTTCaagaatattatatatttcttatattgatAACCATgagttaaattaatttaattataattggttgaaagcttttatttttaatattaattcttattttgtattttattttaatgttacatttcgagaaatattatatattaagtaaatttatttataatgttttaccTTTGTTAACTTATCTTGTTTGATAttggtttctattttattttaaataattttatgaaatattttaaatcc
The window above is part of the Brassica napus cultivar Da-Ae chromosome C3, Da-Ae, whole genome shotgun sequence genome. Proteins encoded here:
- the LOC125582968 gene encoding uncharacterized protein LOC125582968; amino-acid sequence: MWNLPSEFITSLQSLAPAHAHDAATSLTRFAKSLPELPRLQLQPSSPSSSLAHGLSISRGRAHSRRRDHPSPRPDAIDVRSHVHDLSISRAILLQVVLSGARVPSSSSFAVVGISLAVVRTHKAKVAWEDLCYPKEEGGLGIRKLRDSSTVFALNLIWRLFTQARSLWVSWIQEYLLRQNSFWDIKEDNKGSWMWRKILKLRPLAYQFIRFEARDGNTAFFWFDDWLQMGRLIDITGPVGTCHLGIARNARLKGAVLHSRWNIRGLRNRYFHALYDRIQTEPVPNDCSGNDVILWKHDDDTYRPCFSSRRTWDQIRSRKATAFWSKTVWFTQGVPRFSFIVWLAVLNRLSTGDRMRVWGLQQGTDPNWMCTLQFVSTNSLCNMDKILLKMVFQSCIYHLWRERNERRHHTGFRTVDQVYQIIDKSIRNRITSLRYRVNHKLAGIMQRWFAVTA